From Mya arenaria isolate MELC-2E11 chromosome 12, ASM2691426v1, the proteins below share one genomic window:
- the LOC128211863 gene encoding uncharacterized protein LOC128211863, producing the protein MKRLGRCHVLIVLVFILTIGIDESEEVSAVVEDRNGDSTTTTTVNVDNPTDCDKVFLIIVTGSGPFNYVIATGNTGDAFTTAEDPDSGDEKLQCNMATIRTNAITSYSLSLAITDTADSTSTTKTVTVTVANLVVQSAACDQVPSVTNGSIVGGDISPYFEGQNVTYNCTSGYTIIGTTTISCNGSGAWSETPSCLKDCDSVPTVLNAEIVGGNLSSYVEGHTLTYSCTTGFTMTGTPTITCNATGAWTEPPSCQKDIGSSCASDAECQNTFHTPPYVCDNTVCKFGVGGRNCTVLSNSCLTNGRCTSDACECVDGFDPVDNKCYELILQSPNNGSMIEICETTDINKVIANLSASFAPTSTDFVFNISDPSSNFAIADDTIIVVSDLDVDVESPVTSSVLIIELSHSNSSRTVSTTITINVEDDNDNAPEFGSPSYTFKISKQSTVSTIVGMIAATDKDSTSPNNMIAYYTVIGTNKFEITSDGVLSVSSGESLNYTTTPFYRFLVMATDGALEDMKLSTNVSVTVDIIPETTTPPIETEAQTSTSEKDAYIGGGVGGALVLIIVIIVIVVIVCVRRGKRADDESQCLTDVSGRNKSTLPLEDIQAKEGQENSDIDGPKNLKEIRPIEIHQDESPLSVAEIQTTEGHESSDNDCPKNLNDIGDIEIHQNESPLYVAEIQTTEGHESSDNDDPKNLNDIGAIEIHKNESPLSVAEVQATKGHESSDNDDPKNLNEIGAIEKHQNESPLSEAEIQENENHGYSNELATSI; encoded by the exons atgaaaagaCTTGGTCGCTGTCACGTACTCATTGTACTGGTTTTTATTT TGACTATCGGGATAGATGAGAGCGAGGAAGTCTCTGCCGTTGTCGAAGATAGGAATGGAGAttctaccactaccacaaccgTGAATGTTGACAACCCAACAGACTGTGATAAGGTCTTCCTTATTATTGTGACAGGATCAGGACCGTTCAATTATGTGAT AGCTACTGGCAATACAGGTGATGCCTTTACCACTGCCGAAGATCCGGATAGCGGTGATGAGAAACTACAGTGTAACATGGCAACTATAAGAACCAATGCGATTACGTCGTACAGCTTGTCACTAGC TATCACTGATACTGCCGACTCAACGTCAACCACCAAAACTGTTACCGTGACTGTTGCAAACCTCGTTGTTCAAA GTGCAGCATGTGACCAAGTTCCAAGTGTAACAAATGGAAGCATTGTCGGTGGAGATATATCACCCTATTTTGAGGGTCAGAATGTGACGTACAATTGCACAAGCGGGTACACTATAATTGGTACTACGACGATATCCTGTAATGGCTCTGGGGCCTGGTCGGAGACACCATCTTGCCTCAAAG ATTGTGACTCAGTGCCAACAGTACTTAATGCAGAAATTGTCGGCGGGAATCTGTCCTCTTACGTCGAGGGTCATACCTTGACGTACTCCTGCACTACCGGTTTCACTATGACGGGAACACCGACGATAACCTGTAATGCAACTGGGGCCTGGACGGAGCCTCCATCTTGTCAAAAAG atataGGTTCATCTTGCGCCTCTGATGCTGAATGTCAGAACACCTTTCACACACCACCCTATGTCTGTGACAATACTGTGTGTAAATTTG GAGTCGGAGGAAGAAATTGCACAGTATTGTCAAACTCTTGCTTAACAAATGGTCGATGTACGTCGGATGCTTGTGAGTGTGTTGACGGCTTCGACCCTGTTGACAACAAGTGTTACG AGTTGATACTGCAAAGCCCAAATAACGGTAGCATGATAGAAATCTGCGAGACAACGGACATAAATAAAGTGATTGCAAACCTTTCTGCTAGCTTCGCTCCAACAAGTACTGATTTCGTGTTCAACATTTCCGACCCG TCGAGCAACTTTGCGATAGCAGACGACACCATTATTGTTGTTTCGGATTTAGACGTTGATGTTGAATCACCCGTAACTTCCTCCGTACTTATAATCGA acTTTCGCATTCAAACAGTTCTCGAACAGTTTCAACAACAATCACCATAAATGTGGaggatgataatgataatgcgCCTGAATTTGGCAGTCCCAGCTACACGTTCAAAATAAGTAAACAATCTACAG TCTCAACTATCGTTGGAATGATAGCTGCTACGGACAAAGACAGCACGTCACCAAACAACATGATCGCTTACTACACAGTTATTG GAACCAACAAGTTCGAAATAACCTCGGACGGGGTGTTGAGTGTTTCATCTGGTGAATCGTTAAATTACACTACGACGCCATTTTACAGATTTCTTGTCATGGCAACTGATGGCGCGCTGGAAGATATGAAACTGTCGACAAATGTGTCCGTTACTGTAGACATTATACCAG AAACAACCACACCACCAATCGAAACTGAGGCACAAACATCGACCAGCGAAAAAGATGCTTATATAGGCGGCGGTGTTGGAGGCGCTCTTGTgctcatcatcgtcatcatcgtcatcgtcgtcatcgtcTGTGT ACGGAGAGGGAAGCGAGCTGATGATGAATCCCAGTGCCTGACTGACGTTTCCGGCCGGAATAAATCGACTTTACCTTTGGAGGACATCCAGGCAAAGGAAGGCCAGGAAAACAGCGATATTGATGGCCCAAAGAACCTGAAAGAAATTCGCCCCATTGAGATACACCAGGATGAGTCCCCATTATCTGTAGCGGAAATTCAGACAACGGAAGGCCATGAAAGCAGTGATAATGATTGCCCCAAGAACCTGAACGACATTGGCGACATTGAGATACACCAGAATGAGTCCCCCCTATATGTAGCGGAAATTCAGACAACGGAAGGCCATGAAAGCAGTGATAATGATGACCCCAAGAACCTGAACGACATTGGCGCCATTGAGATACACAAGAATGAGTCCCCCCTATCTGTAGCGGAAGTTCAGGCAACGAAAGGCCATGAAAGCAGTGATAATGATGACCCCAAGAACCTGAACGAAATTGGCGCCATTGAGAAACACCAGAATGAGTCCCCCCTATCTGAAGCGGAAATTCAGGAAAATGAAAACCATGGATACAGTAATGAATTAGCAACAAGCATTTAA